The segment TCAATATTTTTTCTAAAAATAACTGTGTTCTGGGCATCTTCGGATGGTTGAAAAAATCTTCTGGCGGCGCCTGTTCAATAATTTCACCATCATCCATGAAAATGACTCTGTCAGCTATATTTTTTGCAAAGCCCATTTCATGAGTAACACATACCATAGTTATGCCCTCTTTTGCTAAATCCGCTATAACATCTAAAACCTCTTTGATCATCTCTGGGTCAAGCGCACTGGTAGGCTCATCAAATAATATAATCTCAGGCTCTAAACACAGCGCTCTTGCAATAGCAACACGTTGTTGCTGCCCACCAGAAAGCTGAGCTGGATACTTGTTGATTTGCTCAGAAATTTTCACTTTATTTAAATAAAGTGTTGCCAATGCTTCTGCTTGTGCAAAGTTTTTTTTCTGCACATTCATAGGTGCAAGCATCAAATTTTCTAAAATATTAAGATGCGGAAACAAATTAAATTGTTGGAACACCATGCCTACTTTTTTTCTAATTGTTTTCAAGCTTCTTAAATTATCAGACAATTGAATGCCTAGAACCTCAATATTACCTTTTTGATGTGCCTCTAAGCGATTAATACATCGAATCAATGTGGATTTTCCTGAGCCAGAGGGTCCACAAATAATGATTTTCTCTCCCTTCTGGATTTGAAGATTAATATCTTTTAAGACATGAAACTCATTATACCATTTGTTAACCTTGTTAAAATTTATAACCGTATTATGCTGCATAACATTCATAAATGATGAACCTTTAATTTAGTTTCGAGTTTCTTGCTGAAAAGCGACAT is part of the Candidatus Berkiella cookevillensis genome and harbors:
- a CDS encoding amino acid ABC transporter ATP-binding protein, giving the protein MNVMQHNTVINFNKVNKWYNEFHVLKDINLQIQKGEKIIICGPSGSGKSTLIRCINRLEAHQKGNIEVLGIQLSDNLRSLKTIRKKVGMVFQQFNLFPHLNILENLMLAPMNVQKKNFAQAEALATLYLNKVKISEQINKYPAQLSGGQQQRVAIARALCLEPEIILFDEPTSALDPEMIKEVLDVIADLAKEGITMVCVTHEMGFAKNIADRVIFMDDGEIIEQAPPEDFFNHPKMPRTQLFLEKILK